Proteins encoded within one genomic window of Spirulina major PCC 6313:
- a CDS encoding helix-hairpin-helix domain-containing protein: MKLKISLVGVKRIQSAVARSHFSPAVIDQAAEAILQAEGLINPLILRRLDWQSYEVVDNHLGYYAAVRAKELDLARGETVQGIILEPEQEAALLTQVQLFRGAVLAPEAVIADPPTAPDLTDRFAQFERTIAAQFAALRDENQHLRQAIETIRDQVTTPPPITLDDGALGAIAAKLIPFLPTVQPATSGHTSISKPSFSRPPSLPKTTPKINLNCATAVELCQVKGLGKSKAEAILKRRQEQGDFTFIDQLADLPGITQNTIQKYQWSDLFEV; the protein is encoded by the coding sequence ATGAAACTTAAAATTAGTTTGGTGGGGGTGAAGCGGATTCAGTCGGCGGTGGCGCGATCGCACTTTTCTCCAGCGGTCATTGATCAGGCGGCTGAGGCAATTTTGCAGGCGGAAGGGTTAATTAATCCGCTGATTTTGCGGCGTTTAGATTGGCAAAGTTATGAGGTGGTGGATAATCACTTGGGATATTATGCAGCGGTGCGGGCGAAGGAATTAGATTTAGCGCGGGGCGAGACGGTGCAAGGGATTATTCTAGAGCCGGAACAGGAGGCGGCTTTGTTGACACAGGTGCAGCTTTTTCGCGGGGCTGTCCTTGCTCCTGAAGCCGTGATTGCAGACCCTCCCACCGCACCGGATCTGACTGACCGTTTCGCCCAGTTTGAGCGCACGATCGCGGCTCAATTCGCCGCCCTACGCGACGAAAATCAGCACCTCCGCCAAGCGATCGAGACAATCCGTGATCAGGTGACAACCCCACCGCCGATCACGTTAGATGATGGGGCGTTGGGTGCGATCGCTGCAAAACTGATCCCTTTTTTACCCACTGTTCAACCGGCCACCTCTGGCCACACATCGATCTCAAAACCCTCTTTCTCTCGTCCTCCTTCTCTCCCAAAAACCACCCCAAAAATCAACCTCAACTGCGCTACAGCGGTGGAATTATGCCAAGTGAAGGGGTTAGGAAAAAGTAAAGCCGAAGCCATTTTAAAACGACGGCAAGAGCAGGGAGATTTCACCTTTATTGATCAACTTGCGGATCTACCCGGCATCACCCAAAATACAATCCAAAAATATCAATGGTCTGACTTGTTTGAGGTCTAA
- a CDS encoding AAA family ATPase yields the protein MPYRGGLPVFFNPENCRNETEVESKFIVQYLLPSLGYAPEAWHQEVTLGKIRLDFLIFAAQSLPIQWNDQSPYSLLIEAKSPRHHLGPFVAKLTYYLTQLWIPYGVLTNGKEFQIYSRSGDQIHRIFECRGSSVQTQLGTIRSIIGRDEMQMMGKLRSPAPAKPPPPKKRSPPHPLPPFTYSVSLNPHPSLIPKTMRTIAIYHNKGGVGKTTTVVNLAAALSKQGQRVLVIDLDSQANTTFAVGLAKFDDEEDALSKTLSENNIQQVLSSEELYPIPAVAQTAFSFCTPPIDVVPAHIDLMRAENELNSQENARFILSQKLQDVQDNYDVVLIDTPPSLNLFARYALISSDYLIIPSDLKPFANQGLRNVQGLVKDVNSFRKNINRAPIYLLGVLANKVSTNARFVNSTLPKRMQMVTERYGLKMMESIIFEREPLAKCAEQVRVIDGREVPDPRSVLDYDPNSKSAQEFNTLALEVMGKLA from the coding sequence ATGCCCTATCGTGGCGGTTTACCCGTCTTTTTTAACCCAGAAAACTGTCGCAATGAGACAGAAGTTGAAAGCAAGTTTATTGTTCAATACCTACTACCGAGTTTGGGTTATGCCCCCGAAGCGTGGCATCAAGAGGTGACCCTCGGTAAAATTCGCCTTGATTTTCTCATCTTTGCAGCCCAATCTTTACCGATTCAATGGAACGATCAGTCTCCCTACAGTTTACTGATCGAAGCGAAAAGCCCCCGCCATCATTTAGGGCCGTTTGTTGCTAAATTAACCTATTATTTAACACAGCTTTGGATTCCCTACGGAGTGTTAACCAACGGCAAAGAATTCCAAATTTATAGCCGCAGTGGTGACCAAATTCACCGTATTTTTGAATGTCGCGGTTCTAGTGTTCAGACACAATTGGGGACAATTCGCAGCATCATTGGTCGGGATGAAATGCAGATGATGGGAAAATTGCGATCGCCCGCCCCCGCCAAACCCCCACCGCCAAAAAAGCGATCGCCCCCCCATCCTCTGCCACCGTTTACCTACTCTGTTTCCCTCAATCCTCACCCTTCATTGATCCCGAAAACCATGCGCACTATTGCCATCTATCACAATAAAGGCGGCGTGGGTAAAACCACCACCGTTGTTAATCTCGCGGCTGCGTTGAGCAAGCAAGGGCAGCGCGTTCTTGTCATCGATCTCGACAGTCAAGCCAATACAACCTTTGCAGTGGGCTTGGCAAAATTTGACGATGAAGAAGATGCACTGAGTAAGACCCTCAGTGAAAATAATATCCAGCAGGTGTTAAGTTCTGAAGAACTCTACCCGATTCCCGCCGTAGCCCAAACCGCCTTTAGTTTTTGCACACCGCCCATTGATGTAGTTCCGGCTCATATTGACTTGATGCGGGCAGAAAATGAGTTAAATAGTCAAGAAAATGCGCGATTTATTCTCAGTCAAAAATTGCAAGATGTGCAGGATAACTATGATGTGGTGTTGATTGATACACCGCCATCGTTGAATTTGTTTGCTCGTTATGCGTTGATTTCATCGGATTATTTAATTATCCCGTCGGATTTAAAACCCTTTGCGAACCAAGGACTACGGAATGTGCAAGGGTTAGTAAAAGATGTGAATAGTTTTCGCAAAAATATTAACCGAGCTCCGATTTATTTGCTGGGGGTTTTGGCGAATAAGGTTTCGACCAATGCGCGGTTTGTGAATTCGACCTTGCCAAAACGGATGCAGATGGTGACGGAACGCTATGGCTTAAAAATGATGGAGAGTATTATTTTTGAGCGGGAACCGTTGGCGAAATGTGCGGAGCAAGTGCGGGTGATTGATGGGCGGGAAGTGCCTGATCCGCGTTCGGTGTTGGATTATGATCCGAATTCCAAATCAGCGCAGGAGTTTAATACATTAGCCCTTGAAGTGATGGGAAAACTGGCTTAG
- a CDS encoding DUF1688 family protein: MSNLIAYLQTPAAIRAQAEQMFQLAQQDQLKHFRYHPEAIATVTAYVLANLRSNYPGLDVPFHSRWRHFEVGGCDRLVQLQTLIPHLSPRDRVKTLYELAIASVLLDAGAGPSWQYQEADTGQTWQRSEGLAIASFRMFMAGGFSSDPEHPYQADAVGLQAITPEHLAPHFQVTENNNLVGIQGRSQLLRTLGHIVATTPDVFGSKAPRLGNLVDYLVPVGIQTLPAPHIFAAIITHFGRIWPGRLVLDGVNLGDVWSHSQVGYVPFHKLSQWLTYSLIEPLAHLGVKVTDLDQLTGLAEYRNGGLCLDLGLLSLKDPDQAARTHRPDSELIVEWRSLTLACLDRIAAGIRTQLNQSAQELPLVKILQGGTWAAGRKIAAELRIDGRPPLLIESDGTVF; the protein is encoded by the coding sequence ATGTCGAATTTAATCGCCTACCTACAAACCCCTGCGGCCATTCGCGCCCAGGCGGAGCAGATGTTTCAACTGGCGCAACAGGATCAACTGAAGCATTTTCGGTATCATCCTGAGGCGATCGCCACGGTCACCGCCTATGTTTTGGCGAATCTCCGCAGTAACTATCCTGGCTTGGATGTGCCGTTTCATAGTCGGTGGCGGCATTTTGAGGTGGGAGGGTGCGATCGCCTTGTCCAACTTCAGACCCTGATCCCTCACCTCTCCCCCCGCGATCGCGTCAAAACTCTTTATGAATTAGCGATCGCCAGTGTCCTGCTCGATGCCGGTGCAGGGCCGAGTTGGCAGTATCAGGAAGCCGACACCGGCCAAACCTGGCAACGCTCCGAAGGATTAGCGATCGCCAGTTTTCGGATGTTCATGGCGGGCGGCTTCAGTAGCGATCCAGAGCATCCCTATCAAGCCGATGCCGTGGGCTTACAGGCGATTACCCCGGAGCATCTCGCCCCCCATTTTCAAGTCACAGAGAATAATAATTTAGTGGGGATACAGGGGCGATCGCAACTCCTGCGCACCCTCGGCCACATCGTCGCCACCACCCCGGATGTATTCGGCAGCAAAGCCCCCCGCCTCGGCAATCTCGTGGATTATCTCGTCCCCGTCGGCATCCAAACCCTCCCCGCCCCCCACATTTTTGCCGCCATCATCACCCACTTTGGCCGCATTTGGCCGGGGCGCTTGGTCTTGGATGGGGTGAATTTAGGCGATGTGTGGTCACATTCCCAGGTGGGGTATGTGCCGTTTCATAAATTGTCCCAATGGTTAACCTATTCATTAATTGAGCCATTAGCCCATTTGGGGGTGAAGGTGACGGATTTGGATCAATTAACCGGGTTAGCAGAATACCGGAACGGCGGTCTCTGTCTAGATTTGGGCTTACTGAGTTTAAAAGATCCAGACCAAGCCGCTCGCACCCATCGCCCCGATTCAGAATTAATTGTGGAATGGCGATCGCTCACCCTCGCTTGCCTAGATCGGATCGCGGCCGGCATTCGCACCCAGTTAAACCAATCCGCCCAAGAACTCCCCCTCGTCAAAATCTTGCAAGGCGGCACTTGGGCCGCCGGGCGCAAAATTGCCGCCGAATTGCGCATTGATGGCCGCCCCCCCCTACTGATCGAAAGTGACGGCACAGTCTTTTAA
- a CDS encoding peroxiredoxin: MAVIEKVPSVIFKTRVRDESIDGPNPFRWQDRTTEELFAGKRVVVFSLPGAFTPTCSSTHLPRYEELYDEIKAQGVDAVMCISVNDAFVMFQWGKAQGAEKVFLLPDGNGEFTRKMGMLVDKSNLGFGLRSWRYSMVVNDCTIEKIFIEPGYEDNCPADPFEVSDADTMLAYLKG, from the coding sequence ATGGCTGTTATCGAGAAAGTCCCCAGCGTTATATTCAAAACCCGTGTTCGTGACGAATCCATCGACGGCCCGAACCCCTTCCGCTGGCAAGATCGCACCACCGAAGAACTCTTCGCCGGTAAGCGTGTTGTGGTTTTCTCCCTCCCTGGTGCTTTCACCCCCACCTGCTCTTCAACCCACTTACCCCGCTACGAAGAACTCTACGACGAAATCAAAGCCCAGGGCGTTGATGCAGTGATGTGTATCTCTGTCAACGATGCGTTTGTGATGTTCCAATGGGGTAAAGCGCAGGGGGCTGAAAAAGTCTTCTTGCTCCCCGATGGCAATGGTGAATTCACCCGCAAAATGGGGATGCTCGTCGACAAGTCTAACCTCGGTTTCGGCTTGCGCTCTTGGCGCTACTCGATGGTGGTCAACGACTGCACCATCGAAAAAATCTTCATCGAACCCGGTTATGAAGACAACTGCCCTGCTGACCCCTTCGAGGTGTCTGATGCCGATACAATGCTGGCTTACCTCAAAGGCTAA
- a CDS encoding ZIP family metal transporter: protein MNTIWLGFGASLLAGMGTAIGALPVLGLQQVSQRWQGLMLGLGGGVMLAATSFSLIVPATEIAELQGYSQGAGAAIACSGIAIGAALLWWLHNHFPHEHFIQGREGPDASVVQRIWLFIIAITIHNFPEGLAVGVGFGAPELYSGVPLMIGIGLQNLPEGLVVALALRELQYSVGSAFGIAAATGLAEPLGGLLGAGLVSLGQTILPWGLAIAAGAMLFVIVDEVIPEIDRKSCRQEGTLGVIAGFLVMTLLDIALG, encoded by the coding sequence ATGAACACAATCTGGTTAGGATTTGGTGCAAGTTTGCTCGCCGGGATGGGAACAGCGATCGGTGCATTGCCCGTGTTAGGACTGCAACAGGTGTCTCAGCGTTGGCAGGGTCTGATGTTAGGGCTAGGGGGCGGGGTGATGCTGGCGGCGACTTCTTTTTCGTTGATTGTCCCGGCGACGGAGATCGCTGAGTTGCAAGGCTATTCCCAAGGTGCAGGGGCGGCGATCGCCTGTAGTGGCATTGCTATCGGTGCGGCTCTACTTTGGTGGCTGCATAATCATTTTCCCCATGAACATTTCATCCAAGGGCGCGAAGGCCCAGACGCTTCAGTGGTACAGCGGATCTGGCTGTTCATCATTGCAATTACGATTCATAATTTTCCCGAAGGCCTAGCGGTCGGGGTCGGGTTTGGCGCACCAGAGCTTTACAGTGGTGTGCCGTTGATGATCGGGATTGGCCTCCAGAATTTGCCTGAAGGGTTGGTGGTGGCGTTGGCATTGCGAGAGCTACAGTATTCCGTTGGGTCAGCCTTTGGCATTGCGGCGGCCACGGGTTTAGCGGAACCCCTCGGCGGCTTACTGGGCGCGGGCTTAGTGAGCTTGGGGCAGACGATTTTACCCTGGGGATTAGCGATCGCCGCCGGGGCAATGTTATTCGTTATTGTGGATGAAGTGATCCCAGAAATTGACCGTAAAAGCTGCCGCCAAGAAGGCACTTTAGGCGTAATTGCTGGCTTTTTGGTGATGACCTTGCTCGATATCGCCCTAGGATAA
- the dps gene encoding DNA starvation/stationary phase protection protein Dps, producing MTATIPSQHTAQHHYETRIDLAAEVRSPVINILSQTLASTLDLKTQTKQAHWNVKGPHFIQLHELFDELAGELEDYVDMVAERITALGGTALGTARIAASESILPEYPLTISDGQAHVAALAERFAAYGKHVRTAIDQTDTLGDADTADLYTEISRTIDKRLWFLEAHLA from the coding sequence ATGACTGCAACGATTCCCAGCCAACATACGGCACAACACCATTACGAAACGCGGATTGATTTGGCCGCCGAAGTGCGATCGCCCGTGATCAACATCCTCAGCCAAACCCTGGCCAGCACCCTTGATCTCAAAACCCAAACCAAGCAAGCCCACTGGAACGTGAAAGGCCCCCACTTCATCCAGCTCCATGAGCTTTTTGATGAGTTAGCCGGTGAATTAGAAGACTACGTGGACATGGTGGCCGAACGGATTACCGCTCTAGGCGGCACGGCCCTCGGTACGGCTCGGATCGCCGCATCGGAATCCATTTTGCCAGAATATCCCCTGACGATTAGCGACGGTCAAGCCCATGTGGCAGCCTTGGCGGAACGATTCGCCGCCTATGGCAAACATGTGCGCACCGCCATCGACCAAACCGACACCTTAGGGGATGCCGATACGGCTGATCTCTACACCGAAATTTCCCGCACCATTGATAAGCGCCTCTGGTTCCTCGAAGCCCACTTAGCCTAG
- a CDS encoding DUF2267 domain-containing protein, which translates to MTAVTMNAPEKAFLEKVMQRADLPDIYDARDITLVVFRTLRDMMTTQASDRVQAAFSDDEIANLWKDDNPIVALLSRIRPPLDIDADSFIRRVSQEAGLPRGTTANGAVIAVFSTVREELPPARIQEIAAVLPSGIRILWEQV; encoded by the coding sequence ATGACTGCTGTCACCATGAACGCTCCCGAAAAAGCATTTTTAGAAAAAGTAATGCAACGGGCCGACCTGCCTGATATTTACGATGCTCGTGATATTACGCTGGTGGTTTTCCGGACTTTACGGGACATGATGACAACCCAAGCATCAGACCGGGTGCAAGCCGCATTTTCCGACGATGAAATTGCCAATTTGTGGAAAGACGATAATCCGATTGTGGCGCTTCTGAGCCGGATTCGTCCCCCCCTTGACATTGATGCCGATAGCTTTATCCGTCGTGTGTCTCAAGAAGCGGGCTTACCCCGTGGCACGACTGCCAATGGTGCAGTGATTGCCGTGTTCTCAACGGTGCGCGAAGAATTACCCCCCGCTCGTATCCAGGAAATCGCGGCAGTGCTGCCGAGCGGCATCCGGATTTTGTGGGAACAGGTCTAG
- a CDS encoding Hsp20/alpha crystallin family protein, whose product MALIRWQPFSDIDTLRRQMDHLFDEVTNPILSETAAWKPAVELKDQGDQLVLRVQLPGINAEDVEINATRDAISITGQRHATQETDSEQGVYYSEFRHGPFKRIISLPIPIQNDHVTADFTHGILTLQLPKVDEAINRVVNVKLGNTQAS is encoded by the coding sequence ATGGCTCTCATTCGTTGGCAACCCTTCTCTGATATCGACACGCTCCGCCGTCAAATGGATCATCTTTTTGATGAAGTGACAAACCCAATTCTTTCTGAAACTGCGGCATGGAAACCCGCTGTGGAACTGAAAGATCAAGGCGATCAGTTAGTCTTACGGGTGCAATTGCCGGGCATCAACGCCGAAGATGTGGAAATCAATGCCACCCGTGATGCTATTTCGATTACCGGCCAACGTCACGCCACCCAAGAAACAGATTCAGAGCAAGGAGTGTACTATTCTGAATTCCGCCACGGCCCGTTTAAGCGCATCATTTCGCTACCGATTCCGATTCAAAATGATCACGTCACGGCGGATTTCACCCACGGTATTTTGACACTCCAATTACCCAAAGTCGATGAAGCGATCAACCGAGTGGTAAATGTGAAATTAGGCAACACCCAAGCCTCGTAA
- a CDS encoding tetratricopeptide repeat protein — protein sequence MVWPFGKQQQQQPEPQVPDFAGALRSVAGFVIGGQRGDAALQQLPGCRVTVAALVDWVRSGQGRDLLLMTEWRRLVGADLGVLSEVAADVVRELGGEVEEPQVENFSVGLDTEKKTDDQAIINQLLTQNPELTELAKLNALLQQDQSSSNQISSDVYAYYNRSNAYSDMNRYEEAIADYTRAIELDSKLAHVYANRGDLYKALKQYETAIADL from the coding sequence ATGGTGTGGCCATTTGGGAAGCAGCAGCAGCAGCAACCGGAACCCCAAGTCCCGGATTTTGCGGGGGCGTTGCGGTCGGTGGCGGGGTTTGTGATTGGTGGGCAGCGGGGTGATGCGGCGTTGCAGCAGTTGCCGGGATGTCGGGTAACGGTGGCGGCGTTGGTGGATTGGGTGCGATCGGGGCAGGGGCGTGATCTGTTGTTGATGACGGAGTGGCGGCGATTGGTGGGGGCGGATTTGGGGGTGTTGAGTGAGGTGGCGGCGGATGTGGTGCGGGAGTTGGGGGGTGAGGTGGAAGAGCCGCAGGTTGAGAATTTTTCGGTAGGGTTAGATACTGAGAAAAAAACAGATGATCAAGCAATTATTAATCAATTACTCACGCAAAACCCAGAGTTAACTGAACTCGCAAAACTCAATGCACTTTTACAGCAAGATCAGTCCTCAAGTAATCAAATTTCAAGCGATGTCTATGCCTACTACAATCGCAGCAATGCCTACTCTGACATGAATCGGTACGAAGAAGCGATCGCGGACTACACCAGAGCCATTGAACTTGATTCCAAACTTGCTCACGTCTACGCTAATCGCGGTGATCTTTACAAAGCCTTGAAGCAGTACGAAACAGCGATCGCAGATCTATGA
- a CDS encoding formylglycine-generating enzyme family protein — MITLPGGQFWMGSKAETGYREESPRHRVQIAPVAIGKYPVTQAQWRIMAQWDKVGRELNPEPAHFRGDDHPVENITWLDAVEFCVRLSLKTGKLYRLPTEAEWEYACRAGTETPFFWGEHLSPDHANYRPVAADEQNPWRERTTPVTSFAPNAFGLHDCHGNVWEWCSDQWHSSYQAAPQTGRIWDEQLRQSYSTLRLKWLHTPPQGDRVLRGGSWYSNATLCRSAARYHFHPYNQYTDFIGMRLACGDMA, encoded by the coding sequence ATGATCACATTGCCGGGAGGTCAGTTTTGGATGGGCAGCAAGGCAGAAACCGGGTATCGAGAAGAATCACCACGACATCGCGTTCAAATTGCCCCCGTTGCGATCGGGAAATATCCCGTCACCCAAGCCCAATGGCGCATTATGGCCCAGTGGGATAAGGTCGGCCGCGAGTTGAACCCGGAACCGGCTCACTTTCGCGGGGATGATCATCCGGTGGAAAATATCACCTGGCTCGATGCGGTGGAATTTTGTGTCCGTTTATCCTTGAAAACGGGCAAGCTCTACCGTTTACCCACGGAGGCGGAATGGGAATATGCCTGCCGAGCCGGGACAGAAACGCCGTTTTTCTGGGGGGAACATCTCAGCCCAGATCATGCGAATTATCGCCCGGTGGCAGCGGACGAACAAAACCCGTGGCGCGAAAGGACAACCCCGGTGACCAGCTTTGCGCCCAATGCCTTTGGTCTCCATGACTGCCATGGCAATGTGTGGGAATGGTGCAGCGATCAATGGCACAGTAGCTATCAAGCGGCTCCCCAAACGGGGCGGATCTGGGATGAGCAGTTGCGCCAAAGCTATTCAACGCTGCGTTTGAAGTGGTTGCACACGCCCCCCCAGGGCGATCGCGTCCTACGGGGCGGCTCTTGGTATAGCAATGCGACGCTCTGCCGCTCCGCTGCCCGCTACCATTTCCACCCCTACAACCAATACACCGATTTCATCGGCATGCGTCTGGCCTGCGGAGACATGGCCTAA
- the pheS gene encoding phenylalanine--tRNA ligase subunit alpha, with the protein MSNLAAQLQELQTEAASAIASVHDLAALEQERVAYLGKKGKLSQILRGMGKLSAEERPQIGAIANEVKTTIQTDLEARRDRLEQAQIAAQLAAETLDVTMPGVARPLGRIHPLNSIIDRVIEIFVGLGYTVAEGYEMESDYYNFEALNTPPEHPARDMQDTFYLPDGNLLRTHTSSVQIRHMEQNDPPLRIIAPGRVYRRDTVDATHSAVFHQVEILAIDKGLTFTDLKGTLKEFVRQMFGEELAMLFRASYFPFTEPSAEVDVQWEGKWLEVLGCGMVDPNVLKAVGYDPEIYSGFAAGLGVERFAMVLHHIDDIRRLYSSDLRFLNQF; encoded by the coding sequence ATGTCCAATCTAGCAGCCCAACTTCAAGAATTACAGACCGAAGCCGCCAGCGCGATCGCATCGGTTCACGATCTAGCCGCCCTTGAGCAAGAACGGGTTGCCTATTTGGGCAAGAAAGGGAAACTCTCACAGATTTTGCGGGGCATGGGGAAATTAAGCGCCGAAGAGCGTCCGCAAATTGGGGCGATCGCCAATGAGGTGAAGACGACGATTCAAACTGATTTGGAGGCGAGGCGCGATCGCCTCGAACAGGCCCAGATCGCCGCCCAACTGGCCGCCGAAACCCTCGATGTCACCATGCCCGGTGTGGCCCGTCCCCTCGGTCGCATCCATCCCCTCAACAGCATCATCGATCGCGTCATTGAAATCTTTGTGGGCCTGGGCTACACCGTCGCCGAAGGCTACGAAATGGAGAGCGACTACTACAACTTTGAAGCCCTCAACACGCCCCCAGAGCACCCCGCCCGTGATATGCAGGATACCTTCTATCTCCCCGACGGCAACCTGCTGCGCACCCACACCTCATCGGTGCAAATCCGCCACATGGAACAAAACGATCCCCCCTTGCGAATCATCGCCCCCGGTCGGGTCTATCGCCGCGATACCGTCGATGCCACCCATTCCGCCGTCTTTCATCAAGTGGAAATTCTCGCCATTGACAAAGGCCTCACCTTCACCGACCTCAAAGGCACATTAAAAGAGTTTGTTCGGCAGATGTTCGGCGAAGAATTGGCGATGCTCTTTCGCGCCAGTTATTTCCCCTTCACGGAACCGTCGGCGGAAGTGGATGTGCAGTGGGAAGGGAAATGGCTCGAAGTGTTGGGCTGTGGCATGGTGGACCCCAATGTGCTGAAAGCCGTGGGCTATGACCCCGAAATTTACAGCGGCTTTGCGGCGGGGTTAGGGGTGGAGCGTTTCGCGATGGTGTTGCACCACATTGATGATATTCGCCGCCTGTACAGTAGTGATCTGCGTTTTTTAAATCAGTTTTAA
- a CDS encoding DUF2470 domain-containing protein: MADPLTSAVSDRICAHMNDDHAEAIALYAQVYGDRPTTEAAEMVDIDPQGMTLNATVDGITEVLRIEFDHTLTDSDDAHHTLVAMLKQARQKG; this comes from the coding sequence ATGGCTGATCCTCTTACCTCTGCTGTTAGCGATCGCATCTGTGCCCACATGAACGATGACCACGCCGAAGCGATCGCCCTCTATGCCCAAGTCTACGGCGATCGCCCCACCACCGAAGCCGCCGAAATGGTCGATATTGACCCCCAGGGCATGACCCTCAACGCCACCGTTGACGGCATCACCGAAGTGCTCCGTATTGAATTTGACCACACCCTCACCGACTCCGACGATGCCCACCATACCCTCGTCGCCATGCTCAAACAAGCCCGCCAAAAGGGTTAG
- a CDS encoding cobalt-precorrin-6A reductase codes for MAIWLIGGTADSKAIATHLLPHAIPLAITVTTPQAQRLYPDHPLYRVHVGTLTAAQMPAFLRKQRICGIVDASHPYARDISENAIAVAQDLNLPYLRYERPSLPRDPHPTVTPVPDWRTFLAGDGWRDRRILFTIGYRYLADLAPWQARSRLFVRILPSAIALDAALKAGFSPDRIIALRPPISIELETALWQQWDIEAVVTKASGQAGGEDVKRQVAQRLGVELIVIERPALAYPRQTNNQDDILNFCNRCLS; via the coding sequence ATGGCGATTTGGTTGATTGGTGGGACGGCGGACAGTAAGGCGATCGCTACTCATCTCCTGCCCCATGCCATCCCCCTCGCGATTACTGTCACCACCCCCCAAGCTCAGCGGTTATATCCTGATCACCCCCTGTATCGGGTTCATGTCGGGACATTAACGGCGGCACAGATGCCGGCCTTTCTGCGGAAGCAGCGGATCTGCGGCATTGTCGATGCGTCTCATCCCTATGCGCGGGACATTTCCGAGAATGCGATCGCCGTTGCGCAGGATCTTAACCTGCCCTATCTCCGCTATGAACGGCCATCACTCCCCCGCGACCCCCATCCGACCGTGACCCCGGTTCCGGATTGGCGGACATTTCTTGCGGGGGATGGGTGGCGCGATCGCCGTATTCTCTTCACCATTGGCTATCGCTACCTCGCCGATCTTGCCCCGTGGCAGGCGCGGAGTAGGTTGTTTGTGCGGATTTTGCCCAGTGCGATCGCCCTCGATGCCGCCCTCAAGGCTGGATTTTCCCCGGATCGAATTATCGCCCTTCGCCCCCCGATCAGCATCGAGTTAGAAACAGCCCTGTGGCAACAGTGGGACATTGAAGCGGTGGTCACGAAAGCATCGGGCCAGGCAGGGGGTGAGGATGTGAAGCGACAGGTGGCGCAACGGTTGGGGGTGGAATTGATCGTGATTGAGCGGCCCGCCTTGGCCTATCCCCGGCAAACCAACAACCAAGACGATATACTCAATTTTTGTAACCGTTGTCTTTCTTGA